A stretch of Amycolatopsis balhimycina FH 1894 DNA encodes these proteins:
- a CDS encoding BTAD domain-containing putative transcriptional regulator, which yields MDTGRGGLPHTDHAAATAGSEPFSALLRRRRAELGLTQAELARRAGVSVRAVRYLERGSVRNPREASVRQLVAALERGREELPAGTSVGVLGPLFVQVGGEPQHTGDTRWARLLGLLALQANRPVAVDDIVDVLWAGRPPRSHLELIGSSVRRLRALLHPQLRVVALGRGGYQLEAGPEQLDVLRFDALVADAEAAKVADDREGAFHALDQAMACWRGPVLAGHDALRGHPAVAALARRRLSAALAYADAGISLGRHDEVVAQLETLRDDEPMHEGLHARLMVALAGSGRQAAALALFDDLHKRLAAELGIEPGPEVRAAQLHVLRQEVPAAVQPFGSSNYLPRDVDHFVGRTAETVRLIDAAGGPVVYGICGMAGVGKTTLAVHLGHRFADRFPDGQLFADLRAHGSEGPLPPEVALDSLLRQLGVDGARIPERLDQRAALWRSLLVGRAMLVVLDDAADAAQIRPLLPGGPGCLVLITSRARLTSIDAVTTLSLDILAPSEAAQLFTEVAGPDRTAGQARAIGEITHLCGYLPLAVRIAAARLRDRPTWTLQHLAGLLRDEHRRLSELSTGDRGVGAAFTLSYRQLTEPQQRLFRLLGEFPGTDVDVFAAAALADRGPRETEGLLEELVDVHLLAQPVLGRYRFHDLIRDHARATGLAGLAAPREAAASRMFGYYLHVAGQAADVLEPTRKRVRPADSPPASGPAFGTAAEALAWFEAERANLAAVAAAAAGRDRPRHCWQLVQTLWRFYFIRGHVHDWIRTHRLALRVVRALGDPVAEAEIRKNLGLGYWRSGDFDEAVEQHHLALALDRANDDVWGQAKTHNHLGFIHARGGSHEEGLVHHRRSVELYRAAGDQCGEARALIGLGDLHYHAGRPAESAADFQRALELAGKVGDRWGEALAAIGLGFSASPRHARRHLERGLEYTRAAGDRWGECMALTGLGLVRLAQDELPEAANCLRQAVTLAQEVGDRWWERMATTALGRVHAARGEPAEAAAHHERAVRLARDLDDKAAEAEAEALAALATTPAASVRRAGQR from the coding sequence GTGGACACAGGCAGGGGAGGCCTTCCGCACACCGATCACGCCGCCGCGACGGCGGGTTCCGAGCCGTTCTCGGCGTTGCTTCGCCGCCGCCGGGCCGAGCTCGGGCTCACTCAAGCCGAACTCGCGCGGCGGGCCGGTGTCAGCGTGCGTGCCGTGCGGTACCTCGAACGCGGCAGCGTCCGGAACCCGCGGGAAGCCTCGGTGCGGCAGCTGGTCGCCGCGCTCGAGCGGGGCCGGGAGGAACTGCCCGCCGGTACCTCGGTCGGTGTTCTCGGTCCGCTGTTCGTCCAGGTCGGCGGCGAACCGCAGCACACCGGCGACACCCGCTGGGCCCGGCTGCTCGGCCTGCTGGCCCTGCAGGCGAACCGGCCGGTCGCCGTGGACGACATCGTCGATGTTCTCTGGGCCGGCCGGCCGCCGCGGTCGCACCTCGAGCTGATCGGCAGTTCGGTGCGCCGGTTGCGTGCGCTGCTCCACCCGCAGCTGCGGGTGGTGGCCCTCGGGCGGGGCGGTTACCAGCTGGAAGCCGGGCCGGAACAGCTCGACGTCCTGCGGTTCGACGCGCTGGTCGCCGACGCCGAAGCCGCCAAGGTGGCGGACGACCGCGAGGGCGCTTTCCACGCCCTCGACCAGGCGATGGCCTGCTGGCGCGGCCCGGTGCTCGCCGGCCACGACGCGCTACGCGGTCACCCCGCCGTGGCCGCGCTCGCCCGGAGACGGCTGTCCGCCGCGCTCGCGTACGCCGATGCGGGGATCTCCCTCGGCCGGCACGACGAGGTCGTCGCGCAGCTGGAAACCCTGCGCGATGACGAACCGATGCACGAGGGGCTGCACGCCCGGCTCATGGTCGCGCTCGCCGGGAGCGGGAGGCAGGCCGCCGCGCTGGCGTTGTTCGACGACCTGCACAAGCGGCTGGCCGCCGAACTCGGCATCGAGCCAGGGCCGGAGGTCCGGGCCGCTCAGCTGCACGTCCTGCGCCAGGAGGTGCCGGCCGCGGTCCAGCCGTTCGGCAGCAGCAACTACCTCCCCCGCGACGTCGACCACTTCGTCGGCCGGACGGCCGAGACCGTCCGGTTGATCGACGCGGCCGGGGGACCCGTGGTGTATGGCATCTGCGGGATGGCCGGCGTCGGCAAGACCACGCTGGCCGTCCACCTCGGCCACCGGTTCGCCGACCGGTTCCCCGACGGGCAGCTGTTCGCCGACCTGCGTGCCCACGGCTCGGAGGGGCCGCTGCCCCCGGAGGTCGCCCTCGACTCGCTGCTCCGGCAGCTCGGCGTGGACGGCGCCCGGATTCCCGAACGGCTGGACCAGCGCGCCGCGCTTTGGCGATCCTTGCTGGTCGGCCGCGCCATGCTGGTCGTGCTCGACGACGCCGCGGACGCCGCCCAGATCCGCCCGCTGCTGCCCGGCGGCCCGGGCTGCCTGGTCCTGATCACCAGCCGGGCCCGGCTGACCAGCATCGACGCCGTGACCACGCTGTCACTGGACATCCTGGCGCCGTCCGAAGCCGCGCAGCTGTTCACCGAGGTCGCCGGGCCGGACCGCACCGCGGGGCAGGCCCGCGCGATCGGCGAAATCACCCACCTGTGCGGCTACCTGCCGCTCGCCGTGCGCATCGCCGCCGCCCGGCTCCGCGACCGTCCGACGTGGACCCTGCAGCACCTCGCCGGGCTGCTGCGCGACGAGCACCGCCGGTTGTCCGAGCTGAGCACCGGCGACCGCGGCGTCGGCGCGGCGTTCACCCTCTCCTACCGGCAGCTCACCGAGCCGCAGCAGCGGCTGTTCCGGCTGCTCGGCGAGTTTCCCGGTACCGACGTCGACGTCTTCGCCGCCGCGGCGCTCGCCGATCGGGGACCTCGCGAAACGGAGGGGCTGCTCGAGGAACTCGTCGACGTCCACCTGCTGGCCCAGCCCGTGCTGGGGCGGTACCGCTTCCACGACCTGATCCGCGACCACGCCCGGGCCACCGGTCTCGCCGGCCTCGCCGCGCCCCGGGAAGCGGCGGCGAGCCGGATGTTCGGCTACTACCTGCACGTCGCGGGGCAAGCCGCCGATGTGCTCGAGCCGACGAGGAAGCGGGTCCGGCCGGCCGATTCCCCGCCGGCGAGCGGCCCGGCGTTCGGCACCGCAGCCGAGGCGCTGGCCTGGTTCGAGGCCGAGCGGGCGAACCTCGCCGCGGTCGCCGCGGCGGCGGCCGGGCGGGACCGTCCCCGGCACTGCTGGCAGCTCGTCCAGACGTTGTGGCGGTTCTACTTCATCCGCGGCCACGTGCACGACTGGATCCGGACCCACCGGCTCGCCCTGCGGGTCGTCCGGGCGCTGGGCGACCCGGTCGCGGAAGCCGAGATCCGCAAGAACCTCGGCCTGGGGTACTGGCGCAGCGGCGACTTCGACGAGGCGGTCGAGCAGCACCACCTCGCGCTGGCGCTCGACCGTGCGAACGACGACGTGTGGGGCCAGGCGAAGACCCACAACCACCTGGGGTTCATCCACGCCCGCGGCGGCAGCCACGAGGAAGGGCTCGTCCACCACCGCCGCTCGGTCGAGCTGTACCGCGCGGCCGGGGACCAGTGCGGGGAAGCTCGGGCCCTCATCGGCCTCGGCGATCTGCACTACCACGCCGGTCGCCCGGCCGAGAGCGCGGCGGACTTCCAGCGGGCACTGGAACTCGCCGGAAAGGTCGGCGACCGGTGGGGTGAAGCGCTCGCCGCGATCGGTCTCGGCTTCTCGGCTTCGCCCCGGCACGCGCGGCGGCACCTCGAACGCGGCCTGGAGTACACTCGTGCCGCGGGGGACCGGTGGGGCGAGTGCATGGCC
- a CDS encoding class I SAM-dependent DNA methyltransferase, protein MQGYGPETYGTASAEDYDDFYTDREDEVAATAAALCELAGPGPVLEIGVGTGMVAEAIASRGFDVVGVDSSPAMLAVARKKSAGKPALCTADATVDRIQGSYSLIYCVFNTFFMLGDRAAQIVFLRNAYDALEPKGRLVIETFVPTAERLGNWRGRVVVADMTATTVTLVASRNDSERQLLENQKIMIRDGRVELAPSQFHYHTAEQMDKMSGSAGLTLESRWGGWSREEPAAGSTKMIAVYTR, encoded by the coding sequence ATGCAGGGGTACGGTCCGGAGACCTACGGAACGGCCAGCGCCGAGGACTACGACGACTTCTACACGGATCGGGAGGACGAGGTCGCCGCGACAGCGGCGGCCCTCTGTGAGCTCGCCGGACCGGGTCCGGTGCTGGAAATCGGCGTAGGCACCGGGATGGTCGCCGAAGCCATCGCGAGCCGTGGTTTCGACGTCGTCGGCGTCGACTCCAGCCCGGCCATGCTGGCGGTCGCCCGCAAGAAATCGGCGGGGAAGCCGGCCTTGTGCACGGCCGACGCGACCGTCGATCGAATTCAGGGCAGCTACAGCCTCATCTACTGCGTTTTCAACACCTTTTTCATGCTCGGCGACCGGGCCGCCCAAATCGTCTTCCTGCGAAACGCCTACGACGCACTGGAGCCGAAGGGACGGCTGGTGATCGAGACGTTCGTCCCGACAGCGGAACGGCTGGGCAACTGGCGCGGAAGAGTCGTGGTCGCCGACATGACAGCGACCACGGTCACCCTGGTCGCCTCTCGCAACGACTCGGAACGGCAGCTTCTGGAGAACCAGAAGATCATGATCCGTGACGGCCGGGTGGAGCTGGCACCCTCGCAGTTCCACTACCACACAGCCGAGCAGATGGACAAGATGTCCGGCTCGGCCGGCCTGACGCTCGAAAGCAGGTGGGGCGGCTGGTCGCGGGAGGAGCCGGCCGCCGGGTCGACCAAGATGATCGCCGTGTACACCCGGTGA
- a CDS encoding RHS repeat-associated core domain-containing protein translates to MSLSLAFTGVSSLWTAAFAATGPSVPLPGVSSTPVSRQQMDSRGADQASGDALHGDQLANATPAGESNIAATPISPSASWSVATQSGDFSWSYPLRVPPAPGGFEPDLALSYSSSAVDGHTSATNNQASWIGDGWSLAPGYVERAYGACFSDTEGGTTPPKNGDLCWKNENATALYGSGGGQLIRDDATGAWHPKSDDGSRVEKLTGADNGDNDGEYWKITTVDGTQYFFGSQKDAKSSWTVPVFGDDANEPCHAATFDASHCLQTWRWNLDKVVDRNGNVIRYTYEPEANSYGMNVKDAAVSYTRGGSLARADYGLREGSTAPATGRVLFTTADRCVPGSDCVPSKTGNWPDVPWDENCAAATCKDHYTPTFWSTKRLAKITAQVLRGSDYTDVDAWTLDQQFPDPGDGGKAALWLKGVTHTGLVGGSAALPAVTFEGVKLPNRVLKEDGVGPLIRYRVSGIVSETGGVTSVHYAPPDCTANAVPENNTQRCFQSKWSKKDWAERTDWFHKYVVDTVTTSDRISANPEQVTSYEYLDGAAWHFGQSEFVKDDKKTWDEFRGYGRVRVHQGKPADPAGPVTTTEERYYRGMDGDHLPGGTRAVSVTDSEGGTRPDADWLAGFPLESQTFNGDAVLTKKIGTPVWQGPTATHGALKSYFVGTGSVDGYTARNGGGWRKSRLETTYDDKGQPIKVDDLGDTATASDDLCVTTTYARDNDLWLMTLPSRVETVSVHCGTTPVFPDNAVTDDLTTYDGRGNAIKEEALDAHPASGPHYVTKASVTYDDYGRLMTASDALGRTAKTEYTGLPVTATKLTNALGQVTTSTLEPAWGLPVKVTDPNQRVAETRFDPLGRVAEAWLPNRPRADNAGNAQFTYLIRNDGPSVITTSKVGPNGNYTSSNTLYDGLARVRQVQQPTNGGRLLVDTRYDSQGRQFKTTQPYFNDGAVDDKLWVASDTEVPGLTFTEYDAAGRVSASIQKAAGQEKWRTTTTYDADRTNVTPPRGATPATTIVDARGRTTELWQYHGTTADGEHDVTKYGYTPSGQQSSLTDPAGNTWRWTYDLLGRQVRSDDVDRGTSRRAYDDAGQLVSATDGRNTTLSYVYDKLGRKTETHSGAATGPLVEKFTYDTVPFAIGKLASSTRYVGGTAYTSSVDAYSPLYQPMQTTTSIPQPEGLLAGNYTSYLGYNPDGSVKGEAYAAAGGLPAETLMHVYDDLGRPTTSSGGYDGNTDEFVTGTDYTRYGEPQRIQLGDTGKRAWLSYYYDTNTRRLNRSIVDAEVPAPMQDDLNYAYDPAGNITSIADTPQGRAADVQCFAYDYLRRLSDAWTPSGGCAATRDAATLNGPAPYWQSFTYDKVGNRLTAVQHGKTGNVTQTSSYPASGHLVQSVKTEGTQGGPSTTTYGYDAAGNTTARAGQQLEWDAEGHLTKVTEAGVSTEFLYDASGTRLIRRDPTGSTLYLPGQELRADKATARVTVSRYYTHGGKTVAVRTAKGISWLADDHQGTPRLAIDSATLKVTPRRQDPFGSPRGPAADIPGDRGFVGGTEDTSIGLTGVGAREYDAASGRFLSTDPLLNPGDPQQLQGYAYANNSPVSFSDPSGMIASGPDGECAKFCAYKPGHNPATNSQPDLEWNVHNCPSGEYYCKAQHGHGPKTKGCPDGAKSCNYVKGTKAPWEIRQEEENERAKQINEAIRKSGMIEHIPEHGWFEISNVAKFETGSICLQNQIGALVEVGWKGCVNWDNHGITFSGGANLSLTVGGGEKLSFVLKLSHGAMADQVDSGISLEGKAGFEGTLGLGAGLQGGVDAAIVGGPSTEFLQYEFTMGAHVSVASVGLSGGLNSGYVIRH, encoded by the coding sequence GTGAGCCTTTCGCTCGCGTTCACCGGGGTCAGTTCACTGTGGACGGCCGCCTTCGCGGCGACCGGCCCGTCGGTCCCGTTGCCCGGCGTGTCCTCCACGCCCGTCAGCCGGCAGCAGATGGACAGCCGCGGTGCCGACCAGGCGAGCGGCGACGCCCTCCACGGCGACCAGCTCGCGAACGCGACCCCAGCGGGCGAAAGCAACATCGCCGCGACGCCGATCTCGCCGTCGGCGTCGTGGTCGGTGGCCACGCAGAGCGGCGACTTCAGCTGGTCCTACCCGCTGCGGGTGCCGCCCGCGCCGGGCGGGTTCGAGCCGGATCTCGCGCTGAGCTACTCCTCGTCCGCGGTGGACGGGCACACGAGCGCGACGAACAATCAGGCGTCCTGGATCGGTGACGGCTGGTCGCTCGCGCCCGGGTACGTCGAGCGGGCCTACGGCGCCTGCTTCTCGGACACCGAAGGCGGCACCACACCGCCGAAGAACGGCGACCTCTGCTGGAAGAACGAGAACGCGACGGCGCTGTACGGCTCGGGCGGCGGCCAGCTGATCCGGGACGACGCCACCGGCGCGTGGCACCCGAAGAGCGACGACGGCTCGCGCGTCGAAAAGCTGACGGGTGCCGACAACGGCGACAACGACGGCGAGTACTGGAAGATCACCACGGTCGACGGCACCCAGTACTTCTTCGGGTCGCAGAAGGACGCGAAGTCGTCGTGGACCGTGCCGGTGTTCGGCGACGACGCGAACGAGCCGTGCCACGCCGCGACGTTCGACGCCTCGCACTGCCTGCAGACCTGGCGCTGGAACCTCGACAAAGTCGTCGACCGCAACGGCAACGTCATCCGCTACACGTACGAGCCGGAGGCGAACTCCTACGGCATGAACGTCAAGGACGCGGCGGTGTCCTACACCCGGGGCGGCTCGCTGGCCCGCGCGGACTACGGCCTGCGCGAAGGCAGCACGGCCCCGGCGACCGGCCGGGTGCTGTTCACCACCGCCGACCGGTGCGTGCCGGGCAGCGACTGCGTGCCGTCGAAGACCGGGAACTGGCCGGACGTGCCGTGGGACGAGAACTGCGCCGCGGCCACCTGCAAGGACCACTACACGCCGACGTTCTGGTCCACCAAGCGGCTGGCGAAGATCACGGCGCAGGTGCTGCGCGGCAGCGACTACACCGACGTCGACGCGTGGACCCTGGACCAGCAGTTCCCCGACCCCGGCGACGGCGGCAAGGCCGCGCTGTGGCTGAAGGGCGTCACGCACACCGGTCTCGTCGGCGGTTCGGCGGCGCTGCCCGCGGTGACGTTCGAGGGCGTGAAGCTGCCCAACCGCGTGCTCAAGGAGGACGGCGTCGGCCCGCTGATCCGGTACCGCGTCAGCGGGATCGTGTCCGAGACCGGCGGCGTCACCTCGGTGCACTACGCGCCGCCGGACTGCACCGCGAACGCCGTTCCGGAGAACAACACCCAGCGCTGCTTCCAGTCGAAGTGGTCCAAAAAGGACTGGGCGGAACGCACGGACTGGTTCCACAAGTACGTCGTCGACACCGTGACGACGTCCGACCGGATCAGCGCCAACCCCGAGCAGGTGACGAGCTACGAGTACCTGGACGGCGCGGCCTGGCACTTCGGCCAGTCCGAGTTCGTCAAGGACGACAAGAAGACCTGGGACGAGTTCCGCGGCTACGGCCGCGTGCGCGTGCACCAGGGCAAGCCGGCCGACCCGGCCGGCCCGGTCACGACGACCGAAGAGCGGTACTACCGCGGCATGGACGGTGACCACCTGCCCGGCGGCACGCGGGCCGTCTCGGTCACCGACTCCGAGGGCGGCACCCGCCCGGACGCGGACTGGCTGGCCGGATTCCCGCTGGAGAGCCAGACGTTCAACGGTGACGCCGTGCTGACCAAGAAGATCGGCACGCCGGTGTGGCAGGGGCCGACGGCGACGCACGGCGCGCTCAAGTCGTACTTCGTCGGAACGGGCTCGGTCGACGGCTACACGGCGCGCAACGGCGGCGGCTGGCGCAAGTCGCGGCTCGAGACGACCTACGACGACAAGGGCCAGCCGATCAAGGTCGACGACCTCGGCGACACCGCGACGGCGTCGGACGACCTCTGCGTCACGACGACGTATGCGCGCGACAACGATCTGTGGCTGATGACGCTGCCGTCGCGCGTCGAGACCGTGTCCGTCCACTGTGGAACTACGCCGGTGTTCCCGGACAACGCGGTGACCGACGACCTCACGACCTACGACGGCCGCGGCAACGCGATCAAGGAGGAGGCACTCGACGCGCACCCGGCGTCCGGGCCGCACTACGTCACGAAGGCGAGCGTGACCTACGACGACTACGGCAGGCTGATGACCGCGTCGGATGCCCTCGGCCGCACCGCGAAAACCGAGTACACCGGGCTGCCGGTGACGGCGACGAAGCTGACGAACGCGCTCGGCCAGGTGACCACGAGCACGCTGGAACCGGCGTGGGGCTTGCCGGTCAAGGTGACCGACCCGAACCAGCGGGTCGCCGAGACCCGGTTCGACCCGCTCGGCCGGGTCGCCGAGGCGTGGCTGCCGAACCGCCCGCGTGCGGACAACGCCGGAAACGCGCAGTTCACGTACCTGATCCGCAACGACGGGCCGAGCGTGATCACGACGTCGAAGGTCGGCCCGAACGGCAACTACACGTCGTCGAACACGCTGTACGACGGCCTCGCCCGGGTGCGCCAGGTGCAGCAGCCGACCAACGGCGGCCGGCTGCTCGTCGACACGCGTTACGACTCACAGGGACGGCAGTTCAAGACGACCCAGCCGTACTTCAACGACGGCGCCGTCGACGACAAGCTGTGGGTCGCTTCCGACACCGAGGTGCCGGGGCTGACGTTCACCGAGTACGACGCGGCCGGGCGCGTGTCGGCGTCGATCCAGAAGGCGGCCGGCCAGGAGAAGTGGCGCACGACCACGACCTACGACGCCGACCGCACGAACGTCACGCCGCCGCGGGGTGCCACGCCGGCCACGACCATCGTGGACGCCCGCGGCCGCACGACCGAGCTGTGGCAGTACCACGGCACGACGGCCGACGGCGAGCACGATGTCACGAAATACGGTTACACGCCGTCCGGGCAGCAGAGTTCGCTGACCGACCCGGCGGGCAACACCTGGCGCTGGACCTACGACCTGCTCGGCCGTCAGGTGCGGTCCGACGACGTCGACCGCGGCACGTCGAGGCGGGCCTACGACGACGCGGGCCAGCTCGTCTCGGCCACGGACGGGCGGAACACGACACTGTCCTATGTGTACGACAAGCTCGGCCGTAAGACCGAGACGCACTCCGGCGCGGCCACCGGGCCGCTGGTGGAGAAGTTCACCTACGACACGGTGCCCTTCGCCATCGGCAAGCTCGCGTCGTCGACGCGGTACGTCGGCGGCACTGCCTACACGTCGTCCGTCGACGCGTATTCGCCGCTGTACCAGCCGATGCAGACGACGACGTCGATCCCGCAGCCGGAAGGGCTGCTGGCCGGGAACTACACGTCGTACCTGGGTTACAACCCGGACGGCAGCGTCAAGGGCGAGGCGTACGCCGCGGCCGGCGGGCTGCCCGCGGAGACGCTGATGCACGTGTACGACGACCTCGGGCGGCCGACGACGTCGTCCGGCGGATACGACGGCAATACCGACGAATTCGTCACCGGCACGGACTACACGCGCTACGGCGAGCCGCAGCGGATCCAGCTCGGCGACACGGGGAAGCGCGCGTGGCTGTCGTACTACTACGACACGAACACGCGGCGGCTCAACCGGTCCATTGTGGACGCGGAAGTGCCTGCCCCGATGCAGGACGACCTCAACTACGCCTACGACCCGGCGGGCAACATCACGTCGATCGCGGACACGCCCCAGGGCCGTGCGGCGGACGTCCAGTGTTTCGCCTACGACTACCTGCGGCGGCTCTCCGACGCGTGGACGCCATCGGGTGGCTGCGCGGCGACGCGCGACGCGGCGACGCTGAACGGCCCGGCACCGTACTGGCAGTCGTTCACGTACGACAAGGTGGGCAACCGGCTCACGGCGGTCCAGCACGGCAAGACGGGGAACGTCACGCAGACGTCGTCGTACCCGGCCTCTGGCCACCTGGTGCAGTCGGTGAAGACGGAAGGAACGCAGGGTGGCCCGTCGACGACGACGTACGGCTACGACGCGGCGGGCAACACGACGGCCCGCGCGGGTCAGCAGCTGGAGTGGGACGCCGAAGGGCATCTGACGAAGGTGACCGAGGCCGGCGTGTCGACGGAGTTCCTGTACGACGCGTCGGGCACACGGCTGATCCGCCGCGACCCGACGGGGTCGACGCTGTACCTGCCGGGCCAGGAGTTGCGTGCCGACAAGGCGACCGCCCGGGTGACGGTCTCGCGGTACTACACGCACGGCGGCAAGACGGTGGCGGTCCGCACGGCCAAGGGAATCAGCTGGCTGGCCGACGACCACCAGGGCACGCCCCGGCTCGCGATCGACAGCGCCACGCTCAAGGTGACTCCCCGTCGCCAGGACCCGTTCGGGTCACCACGCGGCCCGGCCGCGGACATCCCGGGCGACCGCGGGTTCGTCGGCGGAACGGAGGACACGTCGATCGGCCTGACGGGCGTCGGCGCCCGCGAGTACGACGCGGCGTCCGGCCGGTTCCTGTCGACCGACCCGCTCCTGAACCCGGGTGACCCGCAGCAGCTGCAGGGCTACGCGTACGCGAACAACAGCCCGGTTTCGTTCAGCGACCCGTCCGGGATGATCGCGTCGGGCCCGGACGGCGAGTGCGCGAAGTTCTGCGCGTACAAGCCGGGCCACAACCCGGCGACGAACAGTCAGCCGGATCTGGAGTGGAACGTCCACAACTGCCCGAGCGGGGAGTACTACTGCAAGGCGCAGCACGGGCACGGGCCGAAGACCAAGGGCTGCCCGGACGGGGCCAAGTCCTGCAACTACGTCAAGGGCACGAAGGCGCCGTGGGAGATCAGGCAGGAAGAGGAGAACGAGCGGGCCAAGCAGATCAACGAGGCCATCCGCAAGAGCGGCATGATCGAGCACATCCCCGAGCACGGCTGGTTCGAGATCTCGAACGTCGCCAAGTTCGAAACGGGCTCGATCTGCCTGCAGAACCAGATCGGCGCGCTGGTCGAGGTCGGCTGGAAGGGATGCGTGAACTGGGACAACCACGGAATCACGTTCTCGGGCGGCGCGAACCTCAGCTTGACAGTCGGCGGCGGTGAAAAACTCAGTTTCGTCTTGAAACTCAGCCACGGCGCCATGGCCGATCAGGTCGATTCGGGAATCTCGTTGGAAGGCAAGGCGGGTTTCGAGGGAACGCTCGGGCTCGGAGCCGGCCTCCAGGGCGGAGTGGACGCGGCCATTGTCGGCGGCCCCAGCACGGAATTCCTCCAATACGAGTTCACCATGGGGGCTCATGTGAGTGTCGCGTCGGTCGGACTGAGTGGGGGGCTGAACTCGGGATACGTGATTCGTCACTAG